The following nucleotide sequence is from Oncorhynchus kisutch isolate 150728-3 linkage group LG29, Okis_V2, whole genome shotgun sequence.
TCTGGCCAATAGAAACGCTAGTTTACGTTGCAAAACAATTACACGCGTGGTGTTTGTAATAGATCTTTTCGACTGTTAACATATTAAGGTGTTTCTAATCAAACTGTAGAATTTATTGTCGGTTACTTGGGGCCCGAACCCCATGTTGAAATCCACAAGTCTAACTTGAATTGTCACACTATTGACATGAACTACGAGAAAGTCCAAATTAGACACAGCCCTCAGTATACACCTGTCACCTTCGTCTGACTGCACTGTGTTGTGTTACAGGTCCTCCAAATTGATGAAGGAACAAAAAAGGGTTGTTTGTTTACCTTCTCGTACTTCTCCTTCAGCTTGGAAGCCTTCTTCTCATAGGGTACCTTGTCCTCCGCTGTTAGGTTGTTCCACTTCTCTCCCAGCTTCTTGGCCACATCACCGATAGACAGGCCCGGGGTCTCCCCCTTCACCTGGGGTCTGAAGTCAGCGCAGAAGATGAAGAACGCAGAcctggaggatgggagagacggCGGTGGAAGAAAGGAAAGAGAATTCTTACTAATGTTGTTTGGATATCATGAATTGATTGTTGTTGCCAAAACATGGGACACCCTGATTTTAATTGTAGTGTTAAATGGATGCATTAAATGCAGTAGTTGTTTTATTCAAATGTAATCCAATTCAAATCACGTTTATTGTTCATTATTTTATTATAGtaattatttcatttatttacttTAGACATGCTTCTGAGACATGAGCCATGGGGGGGAGATGACTGTCTTTTTCTGTCAGGCAGTACTCACGATGGTCTCTTGGGGGCGTTGGGGTCCTTgaacctcttcttcttctctcccttggGAGGAATGtagctcctcatctccctctcataTCGCACCTTGTCCAGTTTGGCCAGATCCTCAAACTTCCCCTTCTCCTTGGCGGACATGGTCTTGAGAGAagaacaacaacatgaagaagGTATTTAAGTACATGTAGTGGTGGTAAGATGCCAATAGTGAAGCGTGTGTTTTGTGTCAGGTAGGGGGTCCTTCTACCACACACAGTGGTAGAGGAGGACAATGTTTACAAGAGAATGATACACAAGGGGTGGCAAATAAGTATGGAACAACTTAGCTGTGATACCATTCATTTGAAACTAAGTTGTACCAAAGACAACTATCAAGGGATTGATAGTGGTACAGGACAGTTTCAACTAAAGGGGCTGGCTCCCAAAatggcactatattccctattaagtgcattacttttgaccagggcccatgcggggtgctggtcaaaagcagtgtactAAATTGGGAATAATTCAAAAGGGTGCCAATCAATCACAGCTGAGATGTGTTCCATACTTACCTTCCATCTCTCAGAGCACTTCTTGGAGAACTCTGAGAAGTTGACGGAAGCTTCTGGGTGTTTCTTCTTGTGCTCCTCCCGACAGGTCTGGACAAAGTAGGCATAGGAGGACATCTTGCCCCTCGGCTTCCTTGGATCTTTCCCCATCTCAATATCTAAAAAGGAGATGTTTTAGAAATTAGCAAAACAGGCAAAGAAAAAGTTAACGTTAAATATTATAAACATTGTAGGTCATTTTATTCagtattttttttacagaaaaacTATTTactgccatatatatatataaaaaaaaatttaagTGTCACCTAAATGCTTTTCTGCAAACTCTGCACGTGATTGGAGATCGCTGTTTGCTTTCTGTAATGTTCTCCTTCTTTCCGATCGGCCATACCGGCTACAGTTGGCGAATGATCGAGCTATAGTTGATTCATGGACAttttctcccatctcagccatgGAACTCTGCAGCTCTTTCAACGAGGCAGTTGGTCTCATGGTGAGTTCCAGAGCAAGAATCCTTTTCGCCCAACTGCTTATTTTGGAAGGCCGTCCTGATCTGGGCAGAGTCTCAGTGGTGCCATACACCTTCCACTTCTTAATGATTGACCTGACTGTACCCAATGGGATACTCAATGTATGGGAAATTTTCTTATAACCTTCCCCTAATCTGTGCCGATCTACAACTTTATCCCTGAACTCTTCTGAAAGCTCTTTGCGCCTCATGGTTTAAATTGACTACCTGACTGAGGGCCCTCACAGACCCAGGTGtatattacacacaggtggaacCCCTTTCTCAACTTATTACAAATATTTGTTGTAACTGAGTTAATTAGATTTGCTTTGACAAAGGGGTTGAAGACATTAAATAATATAGTATTGGTTATTGATTTTGATTATTCATTTTCTAATCATTTGGATCCCCCTACCAGCCTGCACTAAAGACAGTTTCCTTCCCTCACTCTTGGCATCAGAACTGTAAACGCAGCCCTCTGCGAATAAACACGTCTGGTTCGTTCGTTCTGTCTGCTTGACGATACGTTTGTGGAAAACAAACCCTTTCTAGAGTGTTTGTCACAGGGACAGTGCCCTTTGCCGAAAACGCATCAGTTATTTTTACTGGTCAAATCATGAGAAATGTAACTTTTTAATACAATTTAATTAAAACTATTTTCATGCATTTTTGTTGACTTAAATTAGTCAcatttgatatttttttatttaatgcaGAATGCTTGTCATTCGATGATTTGAGTTTTAGCTACAGAACGTTACAGAAGTTCTCAGTCTAGATAGAAATGCGTGCAACATTGGATACTCTTCTGTCTATGTATGCAAATATTTGAAATGTTTCACGCACTAAAGCGGAAAGAAAATGAGAAATACATATCGCCACGTTTCTGATGAATTCGTGTATAATGTTAAAATTATAGTGCATTTAAGTCTACAGAAATATATTCCTTAGAAAAACAAACTCCGAAAAATCGAGAAAAATACCCTAAAACCACAAAATAACGTTAAAAGATGCTTCCCTTTCACTCTAAACTCGATTTGGCAACATTTGAAAAAAATCATAAAAATTGGGGAAAAAATCCCTAATATTTCCTATTGTATATTACTGGTAGCTATACAGTACATCTGTGTTGTAACAAAGCAATGCCTTTCTATCTGCCGAGTGAAGTAGTAATGGCGCATAGGCTTCTCGTTGAGGAAAAGGAGGTCAACAACGACGGCAATATTTCTTCTTCCATTTTGTAAGAATGCCTTCTTCGTGAAAGAAAGTCGCCCTGAAATGTCTCGACCCGCATTCCCGGTCGCTTTATTAATCGACAAACATGTTGACAAAGCCCGCGAGCATGACAATACTTTTCCCCGGTAGATTCCTATTGCATTAGCCGCCGTTTATAGCAATACACTGGGTCTGTGCTATGCCTATGTGCGGGCTGTGTTGAGTTAGTTTCCTATTAGCTCGGAATGGCCGCTTGTCTTCATCCACTAACATGGAGAATATGGCTCCTTCTCTTTGTGTCAATGCACAGCCATTACACGGTTTACACTAGATACCACAGCCACAAAATCAAAAATTGCCAATCGTAAAATTAGTGAAAACAAAaatttgctttttggtcttaatggAAGGCCATTGTTAGGCACAAGGTTATCAgtgtggttatggttaggtttaagataatattttaagaagataaattgtagaaataggcggggtttaggACTTTTTGGctatggtaactagtgacgaccccattacacagatagaacaatgaacCAGATGTTTCACCGGATGTACAAATCCAGCAAGCAATTCCACTCgccaccaaatatggtgatgagaggaagcctagtgaccggcagtgggagaagatggagtgaGATGGATTTGTCCaacattctgcacattttctaatcaattaaacatttgatctcaataaaGTATTTTGTTCCCATTACTAGAATATGTAAAGAACAGATTGGACTATGTTTTATAGACTTTACCCGTTGCTGAGTTTCATAAAATTGCGTTGTTTAGAACGATTTCATGAGCGAATggagttattgcacacgcgcacttcatAGTAGGCGTTCTCTGTCGGAAATATGGAAATAAATGCTACAACGTGCCAATGGGATCTTGCTAACTTGTGCtttgctctgcccacctccttgcttgttctgcccactatgattcatttgctcccattggaaacgacaggctgtggtctatcttgggttagttaaaTCTTTGGCCATTACATTGCATACAGTAGAGGGCAGCGCAACCGCGGGTACCCACCTTATTTCAATCTGTGATTTCAACCCTTTAATCTCGAcggaaaaatacaaaaatactgtCGTTGGAACAAGGACAGATGGGACTTTAATTTCCAATCGTTAGATTGCACAGTTTTATACGTGTTTGGTGAGAAATCACGGTTTGAAAAAGTTGAAGTGAACTGCGCTTGTATGGCTGTCTGCATTTTTTCCTATGCGAGAACAGTCAGCCATTACAGTAAAGCGCAGATTCCTGAGGTAATTTTTTCACTCTTTTATGAGGCGATTAGTGAAAAATAACTATTAACAGCTTTTTTTTCCCCACAATGttttctatatttttattttcgATTTTCCCACGATTTCATCTTCGCATGAGAGGCAATCACAGCCTCGCAACACTGCAATGGCTAGCTATGGGCTGGAGCTCATACCATGAACCGTGTCTTCTACCATGAACATGTTTGTGCGCTAATGTTACATAGCCAGCTGTCCGCTGGACATTACTGATTTTTAATTCGATAAATAAACCACATTTTATCATAACAATGCAACACTTACCTGACATGAATTAATACAATAATTTGCATTCAAGGAAATCCACGTTTGTATTGAAAATCCACCGATTAATTTTGCTTTCTCCTTTTTTCAACGAGCGTCTAATGTGTGCTTACTGTACAGTaagtaacgttagctggctaattTCTTGTTTTTCTACGTTCGCTTCGAATAAAAAATCACAAAATTGTTTCCAACCTAACATTCAAACATGGTCAATACATTTCtgaggtatttctgtattttcttatCACTTTCATCCTTACCGAGACTTAACATTTTTTTCGTGCCTGATACTTACCAAAGCGGCTGCCGCTGTATCTCAATGCACTGCAATGGCTGTATGTGGAATACCAGCGAAACGCAGTGTCTTCAGTCTTAGCTTCTGTAACATTACTGTCGATGGTGCTCGCCCCCCATTGGCCACCGCCAAGTGTATCGCACGTCAGATTGGATATAACTTTTTCATTGCCCTAATATCAGACGATGCGCCATTGGCTATTTTTTTGTGAAACGTCACCGGAGTTTTCAGTGGCGCGGTGATACGAAACATGTCTTTGCTGGTGCTGAGCTTGGGGCGCGCAGCTCGCTagatagtgtagtagtgtgtttgCTATAGAATTGAG
It contains:
- the hmgb1a gene encoding high mobility group protein B1a isoform X1 — encoded protein: MRRKELSEEFRDKVVDRHRLGEGYKKISHTLSIPLGTVRSIIKKWKVYGTTETLPRSGRPSKISSWAKRILALELTMRPTASLKELQSSMAEMGENVHESTIARSFANCSRYGRSERRRTLQKANSDLQSRAEFAEKHLDIEMGKDPRKPRGKMSSYAYFVQTCREEHKKKHPEASVNFSEFSKKCSERWKTMSAKEKGKFEDLAKLDKVRYEREMRSYIPPKGEKKKRFKDPNAPKRPSSAFFIFCADFRPQVKGETPGLSIGDVAKKLGEKWNNLTAEDKVPYEKKASKLKEKYEKDITAYRNKGKVPVSMPAKAAAPAKDDDDDDDDDDDEDDDDDDDEDDE
- the hmgb1a gene encoding high mobility group protein B1a isoform X2, which encodes MGKDPRKPRGKMSSYAYFVQTCREEHKKKHPEASVNFSEFSKKCSERWKTMSAKEKGKFEDLAKLDKVRYEREMRSYIPPKGEKKKRFKDPNAPKRPSSAFFIFCADFRPQVKGETPGLSIGDVAKKLGEKWNNLTAEDKVPYEKKASKLKEKYEKDITAYRNKGKVPVSMPAKAAAPAKDDDDDDDDDDDEDDDDDDDEDDE